Proteins encoded within one genomic window of Deltaproteobacteria bacterium:
- a CDS encoding RidA family protein — protein FLTRREDVFDMRDAMYAFFEEHEPDLRAHPRPATLLRGVGIDLQDMLIEIEAWAAVPRQK, from the coding sequence CTTCCTCACGCGCCGTGAGGACGTGTTCGACATGCGCGACGCGATGTACGCGTTCTTCGAGGAGCACGAGCCCGATCTGCGGGCGCATCCCCGTCCCGCCACCCTGCTGCGCGGCGTCGGCATCGATCTGCAGGACATGCTGATCGAGATCGAGGCCTGGGCGGCGGTTCCGCGCCAGAAGTAG
- the xth gene encoding exodeoxyribonuclease III: MKVVTWNLNSIRAREERLLSWLSRQGPDVVCLQETKVTDEQFPHDAVKELGYHAAVHGQKTYNGVAILSREPLDDIRIGFGDGVDDPQARCICGMIQGARFISVYVPNGDKPESDKYVYKQEWLERLFAYLDKTHAPDTPLLISGDFNIAPDVADVAEPDVWRGSVLFNADMTGVITRLLDWGLEDVVRKHNPQPGLYSWWDYRQLGFPRNKGLRIDHILATPELASRTTSAGVDRDERKGSKPSDHAPVMAELDWP; encoded by the coding sequence GTTGAGCTGGCTGTCACGGCAGGGCCCGGACGTGGTCTGTCTGCAGGAGACCAAGGTCACGGACGAGCAGTTCCCCCACGACGCCGTGAAGGAGCTGGGCTACCACGCCGCGGTACACGGCCAGAAGACCTACAACGGCGTGGCGATCCTGTCGCGTGAACCCCTCGACGACATCCGGATCGGGTTCGGTGACGGCGTGGACGATCCGCAGGCGCGCTGTATCTGCGGGATGATCCAGGGTGCCCGGTTCATCTCCGTCTACGTTCCCAACGGCGACAAACCCGAATCGGACAAATACGTATACAAGCAGGAATGGCTGGAGCGCCTGTTCGCCTACCTCGACAAGACTCACGCGCCGGACACCCCGCTGCTGATCTCCGGCGACTTCAACATCGCGCCGGACGTGGCCGACGTGGCCGAGCCGGACGTGTGGCGCGGCAGCGTGCTGTTCAATGCCGACATGACCGGCGTGATCACGCGGCTGCTGGACTGGGGCCTCGAAGACGTGGTCCGGAAGCACAATCCGCAGCCGGGGCTCTATTCATGGTGGGACTACCGCCAGCTCGGGTTCCCGCGCAACAAGGGGCTGCGCATCGATCACATCCTGGCCACGCCGGAACTGGCGTCGCGGACGACGTCAGCCGGCGTCGACCGGGACGAGCGGAAGGGCTCGAAGCCCTCGGATCACGCGCCGGTGATGGCGGAGCTGGACTGGCCGTAG